From the Theileria equi strain WA chromosome 4 map unlocalized gcontig_1105316255041, whole genome shotgun sequence genome, one window contains:
- a CDS encoding methionyl-tRNA synthetase, putative (encoded by transcript BEWA_047980A): MSINAGIDIKKKCSGKCIDNPLIKATKYEVKNATNYEYCSHSKIFTWIRELSYGGEPLQIESGGSHKPFTSEYYQLEEVTTYYSSLYDNGKTTIKVPLVIGTKEYSTGSYKWYENTSNNIVWRKIDPKESSNFPVTAADTVDQKFTQKLNNLTCILHKLHKIDLKITLRVYDCSVCGKAKVKIGEDTLPGELNIYKKFEHTPQYKTGDKYHLFYGYNEVRYENSRRNNPWTNFSISYDDNVKGITVYYWDGDSDRKNPLLINIGLTSGTSQWYENVSRDERNTSWRLVSEQVIGKLSEQHHLRDRLHLLNCHFNSVVQIKFGVTGCHVPKDGGHPERVRAVYNGELGKYPEFSAYEYISNKGFEGKPFYVSDFYCDGKKQNFPPGYLSFKKVSKLTYYVGTGDPYNPFLMYLESDDHNDKKWFKRTNGDTWEESTNEKEFQGKDPSQVIQHLDKTFENIKWTLGLKDIGKAPTSGLQLDIRVTPHGNKEEEVYYDDTSPETRNIPIKVTKGTDDLQKGFFKNSHKPHTYKDTFVVKHFLKDGDKIGAGIQRDVGDFFVYFWQGAPSEPILLGIKKQNEDHKYYGKNGTKRGLSWLTGQVDRMDKQQALDSQNCYINNAIPVELTNPTNLLQFWCQDKPGCLKGKKITVVQSNHNLELPSGANDIYTVDSYKIPPNTKVSRVTYEKKDTDITPPYDENISNLRIYKWKGSNIPLLVEFVKEGGKGSVFFENIGKSMPHTKWRRIEDSKDFYDNIGSISTFTENFTKKLNEINCYLNDAVTLDLTKTNSEAISKKSPSSGNNRYCCTYHEKQNDGKGGNISVNNGPVPFNGDSIKYYKHEVTSGIPVAGVYYQDGSDLRKRIKIPGLENPRNYSVKVYSFYCAGNDPKLIYVDSSVHNVTGWYGKGSDDIWKKALRGVDDPDNIKDCQSWTQLNDELRERGCKDYGPCTADSTQHSYKEQDAVLGTKGKNNELCVPEGDKKEPALKSAASGLDDKGPGVGGFDGKIQTNTERGLLSLSYVLAQTLGKTLLEKAGDAALNLMASSLKDTVTHNSASLQLPNVGDVQPSGNTQQRGTFLKTDTSFPTNPGSSYSGGTGPGSQQPGEAPSPQLDPTASRGPTPGPQGPGNREPNGEVFGPGEPGTDPVVGSVTEDAQARVSSATPSTVDCSESAGGLDPDAPVPEDEPPKEAQTTEVDGGHTPSTPTTVTQTEASSEAKYSTLQSPTATSPTDDQTAATTSPTDDQTAATTSPTDDQTAATTSPTDDQTAATTSPTDDQTAATTTTEEPHTSTQTPPIQQPQPALPKTEAEVKPVPTTITTTQVPPPDDKSSTSTTNILVSTGSTITTEASAPGDAQAFAEIPIATGLGIWSISGISSGTLTGAGGFTGFGWDLKYIEALNIDLKMYKNLSRYLSNLATQNILKNCTSHLSFSSKASNKGSEFFITSAIAYTNGLPHIGHAYEAICCDVLARFHRLTGKRVIFSTGTDEHGQKVDQKAQSQGKAPIEVCDFYSNAFVELYKKLQIMYDDFVRTTEERHHTIARSLWSTVAEIGDIYSGTYKGWYSVREERFIPGAEAKLTNFCDPCTGVQYQQVEEPSYFFVMEKYRKRLVEHIETHPDFIMPERTRNEILSRLQNKLDDLSISRTTFSWGIPVPGDDKHVMYVWFDALSNYVTASKTASIWPPDVQVIGKDIAWFHCVIWPCMLMALGKELPRTIFSHGFIQSSDGRKMSKSLGNVMDMDFLLGTFGVESLRYYLIRSSIFGADVSFDLDSLVDLYNADLADVIGNLVHRVTSLCTKYCDGKIPEPVQVRIKKPIDTMQILENCISSMENQNLQGFIVHVIGGFKECNAYLTQMAPWSCNDPIYRSAYIRILLESIYFLAHLLQPVLPNASLSIFEKFGSKQKCLSELVHTFDNLQQGVNVTVGEVLFKKLEKAKQE, encoded by the exons ATGTCAATAAATGCTGGCATAGATATAAAAAAGAAGTGTAGTGGAAAATGTATAGACAATCCACTGATAAAGGCTACAAAATACGAAGTGAAAAACGCTACTAACTATGAGTACTGTAGCCACTCTAAAATTTTCACATGGATAAGGGAGCTTAGCTATGGCGGAGAGCCTCTTCAAATAGAAAGCGGAGGATCACATAAACCATTCACTAGTGAATATTATCAGCTGGAAGAAGTAACCACATACTACTCTTCGTTATatgataatggaaagaCAACTATAAAAGTCCCTCTTGTCATAGGCACCAAAGAATACTCTACAGGAAGTTATAAATGGTACGAAAATACTAGTAATAATATAGTATGGAGGAAAATTGATCCAAAAGAATCCAGTAACTTCCCTGTCACAGCTGCAGACACTGTCGATCAAAAATTCACCCAAAAACTTAACAATCTCACATGCATTCTACATAAACTGCACAAAATTGATCTAAAGATAACTCTCCGTGTATACGATTGTTCTGTATGTGGAAAAGCAAAGGTTAAAATCGGAGAAGATACTTTACCCGGTGAACTTAACATATACAAGAAATTTGAACATACTCCCCAATATAAAACTGGAGATAAGTACCACCTTTTCTACGGATACAATGAAGTCAGGTATGAAAATTCTAGGCGCAACAACCCCTGGACTAACTTTTCAATCTCATATGACGATAATGTTAAGGGGATAACAGTTTATTACTGGGATGGAGATAGCGATCGTAAGAATCCTCTCTTAATCAACATCGGTCTCACAAGTGGCACATCACAAtggtatgaaaatgttaGCCGAGATGAGAGGAATACTAGTTGGAGGCTAGTCAGTGAGCAGGTTATTGGCAAACTTTCCGAGCAACATCATCTTAGGGATAGGCTTCACCTCCTTAATTGTCATTTTAACAGTGTTGTACagataaaatttggagtTACTGGTTGCCATGTCCCAAAAGATGGTGGTCATCCTGAAAGAGTGAGAGCTGTGTATAATGGTGAATTGGGGAAATATCCAGAATTTTCAGCTTATGAGTATATATCCAACAAGGGATTTGAGGGTAAGCCATTCTATGTATCTGACTTCTACTGCGATGGCAAAAAGCAGAACTTTCCACCTGGTTACTTATCATTTAAAAAAGTATCAAAGCTAACATATTATGTGGGTACGGGAGATCCTTATAATCCTTTTCTCATGTATCTAGAGTCGGATGATCataatgataaaaagtGGTTCAAAAGAactaatggagatactTGGGAAGAAAGTACAAACGAAAAGGAATTCCAAGGAAAAGATCCTTCACAGGTTATACAGCATCTTGACAAAacttttgaaaatataaaatggaCATTAGGTCTTAAAGATATCGGAAAAGCTCCGACATCTGGTTTACAATTGGACATTAGAGTAACACCGCACGGGAataaggaggaagaggtTTACTACGATGATACCAGTCCAGAAACTAGAAATATTCCCATAAAGGTTACAAAGGGTACCGATGACCTACAAAAAGGATTCTTTAAGAATTCTCACAAACCTCATACTTATAAGGATACTTTTGTTGTTAAGCACTTTTTaaaagatggagataagATTGGAGCTGGTATACAGAGAGATGTCGGAGATttctttgtatatttcTGGCAAGGGGCTCCTAGCGAACCAATTCTACTTGGAATTAAGAAACAGAATGAAGATCATAAGTACTATGGAAAAAATGGCACTAAAAGGGGTCTATCTTGGTTGACTGGTCAAGTGGATAGAATGGATAAACAACAGGCACTAGATAGTCAAAATTGTTACATCAATAATGCAATTCCTGTTGAGTTAACAAATCCCACTAATCTTCTGCAATTTTGGTGCCAAGATAAACCTGGTTGTCTAAAGGGGAAAAAGATCACAGTAGTTCAATCTAACCATAACCTTGAACTTCCTTCTGGAGCTAATGATATATACACAGTGGATTCCTATAAGATTCCTCCTAATACGAAAGTATCTAGAGTTACATATGAAAAGAAAGACACCGACATAACTCCACCTTATGATGAAAACATTTCTAACCTTAGgatttataaatggaaaggTTCTAATATTCCTCTACTTGTTGAGTTTGTCAAAGAGGGTGGTAAAGGATCTGTATTCTTTGAAAACATTGGTAAAAGCATGCCACATACGAAATGGAGGCGTATCGAAGATTCAAAGGACTTTTATGATAACATTGGTTCCATATCCACATTTACCGAGAATTTTACTAAGAAACTAAACGAGATTAACTGTTATCTCAACGATGCAGTAACCTTGGATCTTACAAAAACCAATTCTGAGGCAATTTCTAAGAAGAGTCCCAGTAGCGGAAATAATAGATACTGTTGTACTTACCATGAAAAGCAGAATGATGGTAAGGGTGGAAATATCAGTGTTAATAATGGACCAGTTCCTTTCAATGGAGATTCCATTAAGTACTATAAACATGAGGTTACATCAGGAATACCAGTTGCTGGTGTATATTACCAGGACGGTTCTGAtctaaggaagagaataaaaattCCTGGCCTTGAAAATCCTAGAAATTATTCCGTAAAGGTATATTCTTTCTATTGCGCAGGGAATGATCCCAAACTCATTTATGTTGATTCGTCCGTGCACAATGTTACTGGCTGGTACGGGAAGGGAAGCGATGATATATGGAAAAAGGCTTTACGTGGAGTAGATGATCCAGATAACATTAAAGATTGTCAAAGTTGGACTCAGCTTAACGATGAACTTAGGGAACGTGGTTGTAAAGACTATGGACCATGTACTGCTGATTCTACTCAGCATTCATATAAAGAACAAGATGCTGTTCTTGGAACTAAAGGTAAAAATAATGAACTATGTGTTCCAGAAGGAGATAAAAAAGAACCTGCCCTTAAATCTGCTGCTAGTGGTTTAGATGATAAAGGTCCTGGAGTAGGAGGctttgatggaaaaattcAGACTAATACAGAACGTGGGTTATTGAGTTTGAGTTATGTTCTTGCTCAAACTCTTGGAAAAACACTACTTGAGAAAGCAGGAGATGCAGCCCTAAATTTAATGGCATCCTCTCTTAAAGACACTGTAACTCACAACTCTGCATCTCTTCAGTTACCAAACGTTGGTGATGTTCAACCTTCTGGAAATACTCAACAACGTGGTACATTTCTCAAAACTGATACTTCATTTCCTACTAATCCTGGCTCTAGTTATAGTGGTGGTACTGGTCCAGGATCTCAACAACCTGGTGAAGCTCCTTCTCCTCAACTTGATCCTACTGCTTCTAGAGGACCTACTCCTGGACCTCAAGGACCTGGTAATAGAGAACCTAATGGTGAAGTATTTGGTCCCGGAGAACCTGGTACAGATCCTGTTGTTGGTTCTGTTACTGAAGATGCTCAAGCTAGAGTAAGCTCTGCTACTCCTAGTACTGTAGATTGCTCTGAAAGTGCTGGAGGACTAGACCCTGATGCTCCTGttcctgaagatgaacCTCCTAAAGAAGCTCAAACTACTGAAGTTGATGGAGGACATACTCCTTCTACTCCTACTACTGTTACTCAAACTGAAGCTTCTTCTGAAGCTAAATATTCTACTCTTCAATCTCCTACTGCTACTTCTCCTACTGATGATCAAACTGCTGCTACTACTTCTCCTACTGATGATCAAACTGCTGCTACTACTTCTCCTACTGATGATCAAACTGCTGCTACTACTTCTCCTACTGATGATCAAACTGCTGCTACTACTTCTCCTACTGATGATCAAACTGCTgctactactactactgaagaacCTCATACTTCTACTCAAACTCCTCCTATTCAACAACCTCAACCTGCTCTTCCTAAAACTGAAGCTGAGGTTAAACCTGTTCCTACTActattactactactcAAGTTCCTCCTCCTGATGACAAGTCTTctacttctactactaaTATTCTTGTCTCGACGGGTAGTACTATTACTACTGAAGCTTCTGCTCCTGGAGATGCTCAAGCTTTTGCTGAAATTCCTATTGCTACTGGTCTTGGTATATGGTCAATCTCTGGTATATCCTCAGGCACTCTTaccggagctggtggtTTTACTGGATTTGGGTG GGACTTGAAATACATTGAAGCTCTAAATATTGatttgaaaatgtacaagaatCTTTCGAGATATCTTTCCAACCTTGCTACGCAAAATATATTAAAGAACTGCACATCGCATCTTAGCTTCAGTTCTAAGGCGAGTAACAAGGGTTCAGAATTCTTCATTACTAGTGCTATCGCATATACAAATGGTCTTCCACATATTGGTCACGCATATGAAGCAATATGTTGTGACGTGTTGGCACGTTTTCATAGGCTCACCGGAAAGCGCGTAATATTCTCCACTGGAACTGATGAACATGGACAGAAGGTGGACCAAAAGGCGCAATCTCAGGGTAAAGCTCCAATTGAAGTTTGTGATTTTTATTCAAATGCATTTGTTGAACTGTACAAAAAATTACAAATCATGTATGATGATTTTGTCAGAACTACGGAAGAGAGACATCATACAATTGCCCGTTCTTTATGGAGCACAGTTGCAGAGATTGGTGACATTTACTCTGGTACATACAAGGGTTGGTACAGTGTGCGTGAGGAAAGATTCATCCCTGGCGCAGAGGCTAAGCTCACGAATTTTTGTGATCCCTGCACGGGTGTTCAATATCAGCAAGTAGAAGAACCGAGTTACTTTTTTGTTATGGAAAAGTACAGGAAGAGGCTTGTTGAGCACATTGAAACGCACCCGGACTTCATTATGCCTGAACGTACACGAAATGAAATATTAAGTAGACtacaaaacaaactggaTGATTTATCTATAAGCAGGACAACTTTTTCTTGGGGAATTCCGGTTCCTGGTGATGATAAGCACGTGATGTATGTCTGGTTTGATGCTCTATCAAACTACGTTACCGCTAGTAAAACTGCATCCATATGGCCTCCGGATGTTCAAGTTATTGGGAAAGATATCGCATGGTTTCACTGTGTGATTTGGCCTTGCATGCTTATGGCACTAGGGAAGGAACTTCCAAGGACTATATTTTCCCACGGTTTTATCCAGAGTTCGGATGGACGCAAAATGAGTAAGTCTCTTGGAAATGTTATGGATATGGACTTTTTATTGGGCACTTTTGGAGTAGAATCGTTGAGATACTATCTAATTCGCTCAAGTATATTTGGTGCAGATGTATCGTTTGATCTAGATTCACTTGTTGATCTTTATAATGCCGATTTGGCGGATGTAATCGGAAATCTTGTGCACCGTGTAACATCCTTGTGCACTAAGTACTGCGATGGGAAGATCCCAGAACCTGTGCAAGTGCGTATTAAGAAACCTATAGACACGATGCAGATTTTAGAAAATTGCATAAGCTCTATGGAAAACCAAAATTTGCAAGGGTTTATCGTACATGTAATTGGTGGATTTAAAGAATGCAACGCATATTTGACACAAATGGCTCCGTGGTCGTGCAACGATCCCATCTACAGAAGTGCATACATACGCATTCTCTTGGAAAGTATATACTTTTTGGCACACTTATTGCAACCTGTACTACCTAACGCATCACTGtccatttttgaaaaatttggCTCAAAACAGAAGTGTCTGTCTGAACTTGTACATACTTTTGATAATTTACAACAAGGAGTAAATGTTACAGTCGGAGAGGTACTTTTTAAGAAACTGGAAAAGGCAAAGCAAGAGTAA
- a CDS encoding hypothetical protein (encoded by transcript BEWA_047970A) — protein sequence MELCLLICNKSKESLTARAVAHLLRSTVVVNTNAKAPEELSDLTVDLSGNLPEEISSFVEFSTKQENSSAPGPSLQKLTQFVTELLASKGSGDLVLGRISELLQLVPIRPLLLVLKVSESEVPKGVELNSDKFVTSNHIFGLKAILRYLVNSTSGSKAQEHLHYINWASEFAQLTSCVGKKEIEEALSELDAKVNVHDFLVNDKLSVADLVVLHSV from the coding sequence ATGGAACTGTGCCTGTTGATTTGTAACAAGTCGAAGGAATCTCTGACTGCAAGGGCCGTAGCGCACCTTTTGAGGTCCACCGTCGTCGTTAACACAAACGCCAAGGCGCCCGAAGAGCTCAGCGATCTCACCGTCGATCTTTCAGGTAATTTGCCCGAGGAAATTTCTTCATTCGTAGAATTTTCCACCAAACAGGAAAATTCCTCCGCCCCCGGGCCGAGTCTGCAGAAACTCACACAATTTGTCACTGAATTGCTGGCCAGCAAAGGCTCCGGGGATTTGGTCCTCGGGAGGATTTCAGAACTCCTTCAACTCGTTCCAATCAGACCACTTTTGCTGGTCCTAAAGGTTTCCGAGTCAGAGGTCCCCAAAGGCGTGGAGCTGAACTCTGACAAATTCGTGACTTCAAATCACATTTTTGGACTCAAGGCGATCCTGAGGTACCTGGTAAACTCTACGAGTGGATCCAAGGCTCAAGAGCATCTCCATTACATCAATTGGGCATCAGAGTTTGCTCAACTGACCAGTTGTGTTGGGAAGAAGGAAATTGAAGAAGCGCTCAGTGAACTTGATGCCAAGGTCAATGTACACGATTTCTTGGTGAATGACAAGCTCTCAGTGGCAGATTTGGTCGTTTTACATAGTGTGTAA
- a CDS encoding hypothetical protein (encoded by transcript BEWA_048000A) yields the protein MRHLGQNKSRSCDAILLDFQSDEHAINQKLIIHHSFHSENFESSITSLRIVTAKSSGSNGQFRSGERIAECEIDLADLVKDYKKEVLTYKLSSGIDSDASIKLSVNITSFIIDDAIEYSSRCSINSDAFSSGGTVESKDFERHQTHILVS from the coding sequence ATGCGTCATTTAGGTCAAAACAAGAGTAGAAGTTGTGATGCCATACTCTTAGATTTTCAATCGGACGAACATGCCATTAACCAAAAGCTAATCATTCACCACTCGTTTCACAGTGAAAATTTTGAGTCGAGCATCACGTCTTTGAGGATCGTTACTGCAAAATCCTCTGGAAGTAATGGCCAGTTTAGGAGTGGAGAAAGGATCGCAGAATGCGAAATTGACTTGGCGGACTTGGTCAAGGACTACAAGAAGGAGGTGTTGACATACAAACTTTCAAGTGGTATAGACTCTGATGCGTCCATCAAACTATCGGTTAATATCACCAGTTTCATTATAGATGATGCCATCGAGTATTCATCGAGATGCTCAATAAACTCGGACGCATTTTCATCTGGAGGAACAGTTGAGAGCAAGGATTTTGAAAGACATCAGACACACATCCTGGTAAGTTGA
- a CDS encoding signal peptide containing protein (encoded by transcript BEWA_047990A) has product MKAVVVFFAFFVAKFYHCGAAPAGLSLDLALPDEGNLTVKRGVHFGLDTLECTPRTGVVLGNVMEGELLVHKVARGETVLDALLFSKDEASLLLRLLVSVGGKTEFKHLKKVDGKWELLKERKDFYELLKGLEGQEVPAGDLEEGVLLDG; this is encoded by the coding sequence ATGAAGGCTGTCGTTGTGTTTTTTGCATTCTTCGTTGCCAAGTTCTACCACTGCGGAGCTGCTCCTGCCGGACTCTCTCTCGATCTTGCCCTTCCTGATGAAGGTAATCTCACTGTCAAGAGAGGAGTTCACTTTGGACTGGACACTCTTGAATGTACTCCAAGGACTGGTGTTGTACTTGGAAATGTTATGGAAGGTGAATTGTTGGTACATAAGGTTGCCAGAGGTGAAACCGTCTTGGATGCTTTGCTATTCTCAAAGGATGAAGCTTCACTCCTTCTTCGTCTTCTTGTTTCAGTTGGCGGAAAGACAGAGTTCAAGCATCTTAAAAAGGTCGACGGAAAGTGGGAACTTTTAAAAGAGAGAAAAGACTTTTATGAACTCCTCAAGGGACTTGAGGGTCAAGAGGTTCCAGCTGGAGATCTAGAAGAGGGTGTCTTACTTGATGGCTAA
- a CDS encoding signal peptide containing protein (encoded by transcript BEWA_047960A) produces MKVISLLLTLSTYACVLGSDANPEQKTDPEHKGDGPATDRGSGADGKPEGTPSDGAEESTVGSSTGPDTHSGGSPPTHPKNTQLTTTPDIPPVESVGNNEDEAANGLGPDIEDEVEEHISSSAGKVEVEKAKDPPVKKNYGKYAAWENLAKKIDKVLEERQKKAEELANKITDEGEKKKALDKVEKMKEKVKAVKAETKKIMDLGNNKQNLKGEDEEKISQSAFQSSGALFHTLKEYHDENIEVESDYIKAAVKEKRGIDVLNVITARITVLSSGSKTVSILGALVPILIFSLSIF; encoded by the coding sequence atgaaagTCATCAGCCTACTTTTAACTCTTTCTACCTATGCATGCGTATTAGGAAGTGATGCCAATCCGGAACAGAAAACAGATCCTGAACATAAGGGTGATGGACCTGCTACTGATAGAGGTAGTGGTGCTGATGGTAAACCTGAAGGTACCCCTTCTGATGGAgctgaagaatctactgtTGGATCTTCTACTGGGCCTGATACTCATTCTGGAGGATCTCCTCCAACACATCCTAAAAATACTCAGcttactactactcctgaTATCCCCCCTGTGGAATCTGTTGGtaataatgaagatgaagctGCAAATGGACTTGGACCAGATATTGAAGATGAGGTTGAGGAACACATTAGTAGTTCTGCCGGTAAGGTAGAGGTGGAAAAAGCTAAAGATCCACCTGTAAAGAAAAACTACGGCAAGTACGCCGCCTGGGAAAACCTCGCAAAGAAGATCGACAAGGTGCTAGAGGAGCGACAGAAAAAGGCCGAGGAACTTGCCAACAAGATTACTGACGAGGGAGAGAAAAAGAAGGCTCTAGATAAGGTCGAAAaaatgaaggaaaaggtCAAGGCTGTAAAGGCTGAAACTAAGAAGATTATGGACCTTGGAAATAATAAACAGAACCTCAAGGGTGAAGACGAAGAGAAGATATCACAGAGTGCCTTCCAGTCCTCTGGTGCCTTATTCCACACTCTCAAGGAATACCATGATGAGAACATTGAGGTTGAAAGTGACTACATCAAGGCTGCGGTCAAGGAGAAGCGCGGAATCGACGTCCTTAACGTCATTACCGCTAGGATCACCGTACTTTCGAGTGGATCAAAGACTGTCAGCATTCTCGGTGCACTTGTTCCCATCCTCATTTTCTCCCTTTCTATATTCTAG
- a CDS encoding signal peptide containing protein (encoded by transcript BEWA_047950A) yields MKLVILATLLGLCMATPSPASPSKKKEETPGKSPAKKTPTDKELPESYNDWLGILPHEFISLEKRRSEALRKWQTTQMGKNPFLDPYYEELMRKEARTKLEGEIKKVKEKPIENKKEYDASKDGKFDEWLAKSKAVEMGARKLYEEAKAKVDAITETESKEKFEERLKKILKKVEEITKEIKELEKIEEKESSKAIEKALGHFLGHFQTRAMIKSDVSELILDIAREQGDGDQVLKILEQFLVALERSPLA; encoded by the coding sequence ATGAAGCTCGTCATACTCGCGACTCTACTAGGCCTTTGTATGGCCACACCAAGTCCAGCTAGTCCCTCCAAGAAAAAAGAGGAAACGCCAGGGAAATCTCCGGCAAAAAAAACTCCCACCGATAAAGAACTTCCAGAATCCTATAATGACTGGTTGGGAATACTACCTCACGAGTTCATCTCCCTGGAGAAGAGGCGATCGGAAGCTCTTCGAAAATGGCAAACGACACAAATGGGAAAGAATCCGTTTCTAGACCCATACTATGAAGAATTGATGAGAAAGGAAGCTAGAACTAAGTTAGAGGgagaaattaaaaaggtAAAGGAAAAGCCTATCGAGAACAAAAAGGAGTATGACGCCAGTAAAGACGGCAAATTTGACGAGTGGCTTGCCAAGTCCAAGGCTGTTGAAATGGGTGCCAGAAAATTGTACGAAGAAGCCAAGGCAAAGGTAGATGCCATAACTGAAACAGAGTCAAAAGAAAAGTTCGAAGAGAGACTCAAGAAGATTCTTAAAAAGGTTGAGGAAATCACCAAGGAGATTAAGGAACTTGAAAAGATTGAGGAAAAGGAGAGTTCTAAGGCAATTGAAAAGGCACTTGGACACTTTTTAGGTCACTTCCAAACCCGTGCCATGATAAAGTCCGACGTTAGTGAACTCATCCTCGACATTGCCAGGGAGCAAGGGGACGGTGACCAAGTCCTCAAGATCCTGGAACAGTTTCTAGTAGCCCTTGAAAGGTCTCCACTGGCTTAG